From one Rhopalosiphum padi isolate XX-2018 chromosome 2, ASM2088224v1, whole genome shotgun sequence genomic stretch:
- the LOC132922103 gene encoding uncharacterized protein LOC132922103: protein MSAFTVYAIFAVVIAVTVTVTAIEQPDEVGPAGMFEKSVKEMMDRNEDMTRDVAEMLVAAESLGNVKAAENVDSDTVVAMTEKLNRALTAMDEVQKTAADVYDRSYDDFLDLYPAWRMYLLCDDPKHKKALLRSYKSLLARYNKGRKALIRDLGVLVALEKALLPSNAYADPDNRISPSDNTAAVLENF from the exons atgtCAGCGTTTACGGTTTACGCCATTTTTGCG GTGGTGATAGCTGTGACTGTGACGGTGACGGCGATCGAGCAACCGGATGAGGTCGGTCCTGCGGGGATGTTCGAGAAATCCGTTAAAGAAATGATGGATCGCAACGAGGACATGACGAGGGACGTTGCGGAGATGTTAGTGGCAGCCGAGTCACTGGGTAATGTAAAAGCGGCGGAAAATGTAGATTCTGACACTGTGGTGGCGATGACTGAGAAACTTAACCGAGCACTGACAGCCATGGACGAAGTGCAAAAAACCGCGGCTGACGTTTACGACCGGAGTTACGATGACTTCCTGGACCTGTATCCGGCGTGGCGCATGTACCTGCTTTGCGACGACCCTAAGCACAAGAAAGCTCTGTTACGGAGCTACAAATCGTTATTGGCCCGGTACAATAAGGGCCGGAAAGCGCTCATCCGAGATCTGGGTGTGCTCGTGGCACTCGAGAAGGCACTGCTACCGTCCAACGCATACGCCGACCCCGACAATCGGATCTCGCCGTCAGACAACACAGCAGCGGTACTTGAAAATTTTTGA